One region of Desulfomicrobium macestii genomic DNA includes:
- a CDS encoding S16 family serine protease has translation MMFFRKQELEAPVPPADPTGLREKCRQAELPEAVGIAVESEISRMEKTDAAVAEYSIGLNYVETLLSLPWNAVTQDNLDLGQAAEVFDGSHAGLGQVRERVLEHLASRVLHSKRQASLLIVDDEPIARSNLRHVLAREGYAVEVAANGEEAMALLARQEFDCIVTDLKMDRMDGMQLLEAARAVAPETKFILVTGYATVDTAVQALKTGAVHYLSKPIDLGELREAVRSALLSRTHRYSNRSPILCFVGPPGVGKTSVGKAIAEALGRRFYRMSLADLRDEAELRGHRRTYVGAMPGRIIQALKSVGVRNPVFMLDEMDKIGQDVKGDPAMAMLEILDPEQNARYVDRYLEMPFDLSEVLFIATANGVERLAGPLLDRLEVVQFSGYSEGEKLDIATRFLLPRQLRGHGLTSPYPTILPEALVRIIREYTNESGVRGLEREIARLCRKLARLRLDGGAEAVAAPVGSDGAAVLLGPARFRHDDAKAGGLVGTATGLVWSETGGEIIFVEATRMRGPGQLILTGSLGGVLKESAQIALSFIRSNAGTLGVEPDFFEGHDIHIHIPAGGIAKDGPSAGLTIAVALVSLLTGRPARSDVALSGELSLVGRVLPVSGVREKILAALRGRAAMVVLPVANAADVEALRESVADLPPVVLVERVEQALAVALTGQEDAACTE, from the coding sequence ATGATGTTTTTTCGCAAACAGGAACTTGAAGCTCCGGTACCACCGGCGGACCCGACGGGATTACGGGAGAAATGTCGCCAGGCGGAGCTGCCCGAGGCCGTGGGCATCGCCGTCGAATCCGAAATCAGCCGCATGGAGAAGACCGATGCGGCGGTGGCGGAATACTCCATCGGGCTCAATTATGTGGAGACCCTTCTTTCGTTGCCGTGGAACGCCGTGACCCAGGACAATCTGGACCTGGGGCAGGCCGCGGAAGTCTTCGACGGAAGTCATGCGGGTCTGGGGCAGGTCCGGGAGCGTGTGCTTGAGCATCTGGCGTCGAGAGTGCTGCATTCCAAGCGGCAGGCCTCGCTGCTCATCGTCGACGACGAGCCCATTGCCCGCTCCAACCTGCGCCATGTGCTGGCGCGGGAAGGCTACGCGGTGGAGGTCGCGGCCAACGGCGAAGAGGCCATGGCCCTTCTTGCCCGCCAGGAATTCGATTGCATCGTCACGGATCTGAAGATGGACCGCATGGACGGCATGCAGCTCCTTGAAGCGGCCAGGGCCGTGGCTCCGGAGACGAAATTCATTCTGGTCACGGGATACGCCACGGTGGACACCGCTGTGCAGGCCTTAAAGACCGGGGCCGTGCATTATCTTTCAAAACCCATAGATCTGGGTGAATTGCGGGAAGCGGTGCGTTCGGCGCTGCTCTCTCGCACGCACCGCTATTCCAACCGTTCGCCGATCCTCTGCTTTGTCGGACCTCCGGGCGTGGGCAAGACCTCGGTCGGAAAGGCCATCGCCGAAGCTCTCGGGCGGCGCTTCTATCGCATGTCCCTGGCCGATCTGCGCGACGAGGCCGAGCTGCGCGGCCACCGTCGGACCTACGTCGGAGCCATGCCCGGTCGGATCATCCAGGCGCTCAAGAGTGTGGGCGTGCGCAATCCGGTCTTCATGCTCGATGAGATGGACAAGATCGGCCAGGACGTGAAAGGCGATCCGGCCATGGCCATGCTCGAAATCCTGGATCCGGAACAGAACGCGCGCTACGTGGACCGTTACCTGGAGATGCCCTTCGACCTGTCCGAGGTGCTCTTCATCGCCACGGCCAACGGGGTCGAGCGGCTGGCCGGACCGCTTCTGGACCGGCTGGAGGTGGTGCAGTTCTCTGGATATTCCGAGGGTGAAAAGCTCGACATCGCGACCCGCTTTCTGTTGCCGCGCCAGTTGCGCGGGCATGGGCTGACCAGTCCGTATCCCACGATTCTCCCCGAGGCCCTGGTGCGCATCATCCGCGAGTACACCAACGAATCCGGAGTGCGGGGCCTTGAGCGCGAGATAGCGCGGTTGTGCCGCAAGCTGGCCCGGCTGCGTCTGGACGGAGGGGCCGAGGCCGTGGCCGCGCCCGTGGGAAGCGATGGCGCGGCGGTCCTGCTCGGACCGGCGCGGTTTCGCCATGACGACGCCAAGGCCGGAGGCCTGGTCGGCACCGCCACCGGCCTGGTCTGGTCGGAAACGGGCGGTGAGATCATCTTTGTCGAGGCCACGCGCATGAGGGGTCCGGGCCAGCTCATCCTGACCGGCTCCCTTGGCGGCGTGCTCAAGGAGTCGGCCCAGATCGCGCTCAGCTTCATCCGCAGCAACGCGGGGACGCTTGGCGTCGAGCCGGATTTTTTCGAGGGGCACGACATCCACATCCACATCCCGGCCGGGGGCATCGCCAAGGATGGCCCTTCCGCCGGGCTGACCATCGCCGTGGCCCTGGTCTCCCTTTTGACGGGCCGTCCGGCACGCTCGGACGTCGCCCTTTCCGGAGAGCTGTCCCTGGTTGGCCGGGTGCTGCCCGTCAGCGGGGTGCGCGAGAAGATTCTGGCCGCCTTGCGCGGCCGGGCGGCCATGGTCGTGCTCCCCGTGGCCAACGCGGC
- a CDS encoding SulP family inorganic anion transporter, translating to MGTLVLRMVPFFGWIKTYSTENLKMDFMAGLTVALVLIPQSMAYAQLAGLPPYYGLYASFLPPLVAALFGSSRQLSTGPVAVVSLMTAASLEPLATAGSESYIAYAVLLALAVGIFQLSLGVLRLGLVVNFLSHPVVAGFTNAAAIIIATSQLSKMFGVSVDSAKHHYQTIINVAQAAMHYTHWPTLALGTFAFALMYLLKRMTPRVPNVLVAVALTTIFAWGTGFEHNTTVGVASLAAPKANEAIDSYNAAMQAQLDLAARRTALTVAMEEAEKHNERFAMVDEEHELRRLSLEMDIAKNQARNIKASLRGMLFQGVPGANGGMKFYPEGSPLPSGTASDGRTWRIGVGNAPLDPMAVTMIGGGTVVGAVPGGLPALSVPHFDLKVMLRLLPNAAIIALLGFMEAISIAKAMAAKTGQSLDPNQELIGQGLANILGAFGKSYPVSGSFSRSAVNLQAGALTGFSSVFTSAFVLAALLFFTPLLHHLPQCTLAAVIMMAVIGLIQPAGFLHSWKVAKYDGAISIITFLATLAFAPHLDKGIMIGVVLSLGVFLYRNMRPSVSSLARTEQGELRDATRFGLDLCTHVDMVRFNGPLFFANASFLDEAITSRLLSKKRLKHIVLVAKGINDMDASGEEALGLVIERCRSRGVDISLAGVNDTVMAIMDRSGLLDKIGRDHIYTNMEKALCTVHAGAHCGSDEARCPLTTACQLSSRPSVQQTRAHAYAAAGATRNGRP from the coding sequence ATGGGCACCCTTGTACTGAGAATGGTTCCATTTTTCGGCTGGATCAAAACGTATTCCACCGAAAATCTCAAAATGGACTTCATGGCCGGCCTGACCGTGGCCCTGGTGCTCATTCCGCAGAGCATGGCCTACGCCCAACTCGCCGGGCTGCCTCCGTACTACGGACTCTACGCTTCCTTCCTGCCGCCCCTCGTCGCCGCGCTGTTCGGCTCCAGCCGTCAGCTCTCCACGGGACCGGTGGCCGTGGTCTCGCTCATGACCGCCGCCAGTCTCGAACCCCTGGCCACGGCGGGCAGCGAAAGCTACATCGCCTACGCCGTGCTTCTGGCCCTGGCCGTGGGCATCTTCCAGCTGTCCCTCGGCGTTTTACGCCTCGGGCTGGTCGTCAACTTCCTCTCCCATCCCGTGGTGGCCGGCTTCACCAATGCGGCGGCCATCATCATCGCCACCAGCCAGCTCTCCAAGATGTTCGGCGTGTCCGTGGACAGCGCCAAGCATCACTACCAGACAATCATCAATGTCGCGCAGGCGGCCATGCATTACACGCACTGGCCGACATTGGCCCTCGGCACCTTCGCCTTTGCACTCATGTATCTGCTGAAGCGCATGACGCCGCGCGTCCCCAACGTGCTGGTGGCCGTGGCCCTGACCACCATCTTCGCCTGGGGCACCGGCTTCGAGCACAACACCACAGTCGGCGTCGCATCCCTGGCCGCGCCCAAGGCCAATGAAGCCATCGACTCCTACAATGCGGCCATGCAGGCCCAACTCGATCTGGCCGCCAGGCGCACGGCCCTGACGGTGGCCATGGAAGAAGCCGAAAAACACAACGAGCGCTTCGCCATGGTCGATGAAGAACATGAACTGCGCCGTCTGTCTCTGGAAATGGACATCGCCAAAAACCAGGCCAGGAACATAAAGGCCTCGCTGCGCGGCATGCTTTTCCAGGGCGTGCCCGGAGCCAACGGCGGCATGAAATTCTATCCTGAAGGCAGCCCCCTGCCCTCGGGGACGGCAAGCGACGGCCGGACATGGCGCATCGGCGTCGGCAATGCGCCTCTTGACCCCATGGCCGTGACCATGATCGGCGGCGGAACCGTGGTTGGCGCGGTGCCCGGCGGTCTGCCCGCCCTGAGCGTCCCGCATTTCGATCTTAAGGTCATGCTCAGGCTTCTCCCGAACGCCGCCATCATCGCCCTGCTCGGATTCATGGAAGCCATCTCCATCGCCAAGGCCATGGCCGCGAAAACCGGCCAGAGCCTGGACCCGAATCAGGAACTCATCGGCCAGGGGCTCGCCAACATTCTGGGCGCCTTCGGCAAAAGCTATCCGGTTTCCGGGTCCTTTTCCCGCTCTGCCGTCAATCTGCAGGCCGGAGCCCTGACCGGATTTTCGAGCGTGTTCACCAGCGCGTTTGTACTCGCGGCGCTGCTCTTTTTCACACCGCTGCTCCACCACCTGCCGCAGTGCACATTGGCCGCGGTGATCATGATGGCCGTCATCGGGCTCATCCAGCCCGCGGGCTTCCTGCACTCCTGGAAGGTCGCAAAATACGACGGCGCCATCTCCATCATCACCTTTCTGGCCACCCTGGCCTTCGCTCCGCATCTGGACAAGGGCATCATGATCGGCGTGGTCCTGTCCCTTGGCGTATTCCTGTACCGCAACATGCGCCCCTCGGTCAGCTCCCTGGCCCGAACCGAGCAGGGGGAACTGCGCGACGCGACCCGCTTCGGACTGGACCTGTGCACGCACGTGGACATGGTCCGCTTCAACGGCCCCCTGTTTTTCGCCAATGCCAGCTTTTTGGACGAGGCCATCACCAGCCGTCTGCTTTCCAAGAAGCGCCTCAAGCACATCGTGCTGGTGGCCAAGGGCATCAATGACATGGATGCCTCCGGGGAAGAGGCGCTGGGCCTGGTCATCGAGCGCTGCCGAAGCCGGGGAGTGGATATTTCCCTGGCGGGAGTCAACGACACGGTCATGGCCATCATGGACCGTAGCGGGCTCTTGGACAAGATCGGCCGGGACCACATTTACACCAACATGGAAAAGGCGCTGTGCACGGTCCACGCCGGAGCTCATTGCGGCAGCGATGAAGCCCGGTGTCCCCTGACCACGGCCTGTCAACTCTCCTCGCGGCCGTCAGTTCAGCAGACACGTGCTCACGCATATGCCGCGGCAGGAGCTACCCGGAATGGACGACCGTAG
- a CDS encoding sulfite exporter TauE/SafE family protein, whose amino-acid sequence MDILSLDPTKFIDLSTMAIIFLFLVGFIGGLVSGFIGSGGAFVLTPGMMSLGVPGTVAVASNMCHKFPKALVGAIKRFRYGQVDVKMGLIMAASAGIGVQIGIHIQRIILDMWGQAGSDLYVSLSFVFVLVFVGGYVMKDAVKCARCGGVEETTALATRLQKIELWPMINFPRSGLRISLWFTLPVGFATGMLAATIAVGGFVGVPGMIYVIGVPGLMASATELVIAFAMGLGGSINWAMHGMVDIRLVLIILGGSLLGVQLGAIGTTYVRPHMIKMVMATIMLIVAVSRGLALPTYLVKLGVMNMGPDTLSLLNKVSFASMCMALLIGSGIILGSMWIGRRAQLAEAA is encoded by the coding sequence ATGGATATCTTGAGTCTTGATCCCACAAAATTCATCGATCTCAGCACAATGGCAATCATCTTCCTGTTCCTGGTCGGATTCATCGGCGGCCTGGTCAGCGGTTTCATCGGTTCCGGAGGAGCCTTCGTGCTCACTCCCGGCATGATGAGCCTCGGCGTACCCGGCACGGTGGCGGTGGCCAGCAACATGTGTCACAAGTTCCCCAAGGCCCTGGTCGGAGCGATCAAGCGCTTCCGATACGGACAGGTCGACGTGAAAATGGGCCTGATCATGGCCGCCTCGGCCGGCATCGGCGTCCAGATCGGCATCCACATCCAGCGCATCATCCTTGACATGTGGGGGCAGGCCGGTTCCGATCTCTATGTCAGCCTCTCGTTCGTCTTTGTTCTCGTTTTTGTCGGCGGCTACGTCATGAAGGACGCCGTCAAGTGCGCCCGCTGCGGCGGCGTGGAAGAAACCACGGCCCTGGCCACTCGCCTGCAAAAGATCGAGCTGTGGCCCATGATCAATTTCCCGCGTTCGGGCCTGCGCATTTCCCTGTGGTTCACCCTGCCCGTGGGCTTCGCCACCGGCATGCTGGCCGCGACCATCGCCGTCGGCGGGTTCGTGGGCGTACCCGGCATGATCTACGTCATCGGCGTGCCCGGCCTCATGGCCTCTGCCACGGAACTCGTCATCGCCTTCGCCATGGGCCTTGGCGGCTCCATCAACTGGGCCATGCACGGCATGGTCGACATCCGTCTCGTGCTCATCATCCTCGGCGGCTCGCTGCTGGGCGTTCAGCTCGGCGCCATCGGCACCACGTACGTCCGTCCGCACATGATCAAGATGGTCATGGCCACCATCATGCTCATCGTCGCGGTCAGCCGTGGCCTGGCCTTGCCCACGTATCTCGTGAAGCTGGGAGTCATGAACATGGGACCGGACACGCTGAGCCTTCTGAACAAGGTCAGCTTCGCCTCCATGTGCATGGCCCTGCTGATCGGCTCCGGCATCATCCTCGGCAGCATGTGGATTGGCCGCAGAGCACAGCTGGCGGAAGCCGCATAA
- a CDS encoding PstS family phosphate ABC transporter substrate-binding protein — translation MNRFLNKAIFALALLLVGTSMAHARDQVKISGSSTVFPFSSYVAEELGATTKFPAPVVESTGSGGGHKLFGAGMGVGTPDIANSSRRMKVSEFENAAKNGVTDITEAKIGFDGIAVAQNADNEAMSISLEELATAVAADIMVDGKLVPNPYKMWNEINPQLPARKIVFYGPPTSSGTRDAFEEMVVEKIFGKKEGYEKGYHAIRQDNAYVPAGENDNLIVQKLAKDKDAFGIFGYSFLEENADSIQGAAINGVTPNPESVASGQYPISRSLFFYVKNAHYDAIPGLKEYVELFMSEKMIGKDGLLKSIGLIPLPEAERATARENVLAKKKLTLDDLKK, via the coding sequence ATGAACCGTTTTCTGAACAAAGCAATCTTCGCCCTGGCCCTGCTGCTGGTCGGCACCAGCATGGCCCATGCCCGCGATCAGGTCAAAATTTCCGGATCATCCACGGTTTTCCCCTTCTCCAGCTACGTGGCTGAAGAGCTGGGCGCGACCACCAAGTTCCCCGCACCCGTCGTCGAGTCCACCGGTTCCGGCGGAGGCCACAAGCTTTTCGGCGCCGGAATGGGCGTGGGCACCCCCGACATCGCCAACTCCTCCCGCCGCATGAAGGTGAGTGAATTCGAGAATGCCGCCAAGAACGGCGTGACCGACATCACCGAAGCCAAGATCGGCTTCGACGGCATCGCGGTCGCGCAGAACGCAGACAACGAGGCCATGAGCATCTCCCTTGAAGAACTGGCCACCGCAGTGGCCGCCGACATCATGGTCGACGGCAAGCTCGTACCGAACCCCTACAAGATGTGGAACGAAATCAACCCCCAGCTGCCCGCCCGCAAGATCGTCTTCTACGGCCCGCCCACCTCTTCCGGCACCCGTGACGCCTTCGAGGAAATGGTCGTTGAAAAGATCTTCGGCAAGAAGGAAGGTTACGAGAAGGGCTACCACGCGATCCGTCAGGACAACGCCTACGTCCCCGCCGGTGAGAACGACAACCTGATCGTGCAGAAGCTGGCCAAGGACAAGGACGCGTTCGGCATCTTCGGCTACAGCTTTCTGGAAGAAAACGCCGATTCCATCCAGGGCGCGGCCATCAACGGCGTGACCCCGAATCCCGAGTCCGTCGCTTCCGGCCAGTACCCCATCTCCCGCTCCCTGTTCTTCTACGTCAAGAACGCCCACTACGACGCCATCCCCGGCCTGAAGGAATATGTGGAACTGTTCATGAGCGAGAAGATGATCGGCAAGGACGGCCTGCTGAAGTCCATCGGCCTCATCCCGCTGCCCGAGGCAGAGCGCGCCACGGCCCGCGAGAACGTGCTCGCCAAGAAGAAGTTGACCCTCGACGACCTGAAGAAATAG